The nucleotide sequence TCACGCCGCCCTATCGTATAGAAGTGTCTCCATAAATGATCCTTCGCTCTATGCCCTTGACGTGCTTGCTACTATTTTGGCGAGCGGGGAGGGTTCGATCCTCACCAAAGAACTCCGAGATAATAAGAAGCTCGCATATTTTATATCTTGTTATAACTCCACTTTGCGCCGAAACGGTTTATTTTTCATATCTTTCATAGCAGAAAGCGGTAATGTAGCGCTCGCTATTTCCGAAATATTAAAGATACTTGAGGGCATAAAGAAAGACGGTGTGGCGCGCGCGGATTTAGAAAAGGCTAAGAAAATGGCCGCCGTGGATTTCCTTGAATCTTTACAAACGGCCCAGGGAAGGGGAATGGACCTTATTTCAAGCGAGGCCCTGACGAATGATTATAATTTTTCGCAAAAATACCTTGAAAGATTGAATAGCGTAAGTACTGAAGATATTAAAACCGCCGCCGGTATTTATTTGGATGAAAGTAAGCTCAATGTAGCGCTCATTATGCCGGAAGGTTTCGGCTCCGAAAACGAAACGCCTGTAGGCGGAAAAATGGAAAACAATGTCCGCAATATAACGCATCAGGCATTACCGAGCGGCGTACGCGTAATAATATGCGAAGATCACTCGCTTCCTATATGCACTATATCGGCGATGTTTCTTGGCGGTGTCCGATTCGAAAGTAAGGATTGTAACGGCATATCGAACCTGGCGTCGCGTCTTATGCTCGACGGAACTTCCGAGCGCAATGAAGAAGAAATCAAGGCCGCTATAGAATCCCTTGGCGGTAGCATACACAGCATAAGCGGCATGAACAGCTTCGGCATAACTTTGAACTTTGCCTCAAGTGATTGGAAAAACGCACTTGAGATACTAAGCGATGTCATAAAGCATCCGGTATTTGACGAAATCAAGATAGATAAAGAAAAGGCACTTGCCCTGGCGGCAATAAAGGAGCGCGACGACAGCATAGTGGAATACGGCCTCCTTCTTTTCAGGGAAAACTTTTTCAAAGACAGCCCTTACAGCCGGCCGGTCCTTGGGCATGCCGAGACTGTAGAGGCTATCAATAAGGATGGTATCCTGAATTATTACGACTCTTTTACCCAGCCTTCACTTATGGTGATTACGGCTACAGGCGACATTGATAAGGAAGCTTTTATTGCGGAGGTTAAAAAAGAGTTCGGCTCCGCGAAACAGGCCGATACAAAGCTGCCCGATATACCTGTCAGCCTAAACGCAAAAACGAGAGATGATATAAAGAGCTCGATGGAACGGGAGCAGTCAATAATACTGATCGGGTTTCCTGCGGTAAAGATAACCGACCCCGACAGGTATGCTTTCGAAGTAATAGACTCCATAATGTCAGGTTCTGACGGACGTCTTTTTAATAACGTGCGGAGTCGCTTAGGTGTTTCTTATTCACTCGGGTCTATTTTTATGCCGGGCGTAGATCCCGGATGCCATATTTTCTATGTTATTACGTCAGCCAAAAATATAAGCGTGGCCAAAGACGCCATCCTTAAAGAAATTAAAAGATTAAAGACCGAATCAATACCGGAAAAAGAGCTCGATGCCGCAAAGCGTTACCTTATTGCCAAAAACATAACCGACATTGAGGAAAATGCGTCCATTAACTTAAAAATGGCCCTTGATGAGCTGTATGGCTTGGGTTACAACAATTTCGAAACATATAAAGACAAAATATCAGCCATTACCCCGGGCCAGATCAAGAGGGTGATCAATCAGTATTTTAACACCGATGACCGCCTTATAGTGACCATATACGGCAAGGAAGGGAACGGGGAATAGGATCGTGTTCGGAATATCCACATCATGGAATTACGCAAGGCACAGCAATGCGAGGTCCATGATCGAAGAAATAAAAGCGATAGGTGTAGATTCGGTAGAGCTGAACTTCAAGCTGACAAAAGAGATGGTGGATGAAGTCGGCAGGCTTGTTGATGAAGGTTTTGTAAAAGTCGCAAGCGTACACAATTTTTGCCCTGTTCCTCAGTTCGTTGCGATAAAAGATGCATCGCCCGACTATTATTCGCTGGCATCTCTCGATGCGGCCGAAAGAAAAATGGCCGTTTCTGAGACCAAGCATACTATAGATACCGCCTGCCGCCTAAAGGCAAAAGCGGTAGTGGTTCACGCGGGCAGACTGGACATAAAGGATAGAACCCGAGAGCTCGGAAAGGCCATTGAGGACGGCATAGATCCCAGGGCATTGATATCCGCCATGCAGGAAGAAAGAGAAGGTGCCTTGAAGAAGGGTTACCTGGACTGCCTTCTTGAAAGCATAAAAGAACTGCTTGCCTATTCGAAAAAGGCAGGGATAAAGATCGGGCTTGAAAACAGGTTCTATTTTCGGGAGCTGCCTTCTATAGAGGATTTTGACGCGATATTCGATATGTTTAAAGACCCGGATATATCTTACTGGCATGATACCGGCCATGCCCAGATATACGAAAATTTAAAACTTCTGCGTCACGAGGATTATCTTAACAAATTCGCGCATCGGCTTTTAGGAGTCCATTTGCACGACGTAAAGGGAGTTATAGACGACCATAACGCGCCCTTTACGGGCGATTTCGATTTTTCTATTTTAAAGCCGTTTTTAAACAAAAATGTAATAAAGATTTTAGAGCCGCATGCGCCGGCCCAAAGAGAAGATATACAAATCGCTATTAAGCGCCTAAAGCAATTATACGGAGAATAGAATGTCGGTAATACGGGAACCTGTCGTCGCCGGACAATTTTACCCGGACACAAAATCGGAACTCGAAAAAATGCTATCGGGCCTTACGGAAAAAGCGAAAAAGGAAAATGTAATTGGCGCGATCTCCCCTCATGCCGGATATATCTACTCCGGAGGCGTAGCGGGTAAGGTGCTATCAAGATTGCCTGATCGGAAGACGTTCATAATTATTGGGCCCAATCATACGGGACGCGGAATGGCATTCAGCGTATTTCCCGAAGGTAAATGGCGCACGCCGCTCGGGCTTGTTGACGTTGATTATGATATGGCGAAGCGGCTTATACAAAATTCGGATCTTTTTGAAGCCGATGAAGCGGCGCATGCCTATGAACATTCCATAGAAGTCCAGATACCGTTTCTGCAGTATTTGATGAAAGATTTTAAGATACTGCCCATTATCATAAGCAGTACGGATATGGTGAATCTAAAGCGGGCCGGAAAAGATATTGCGGAAATGGCAAAAACGGAGGGAGTAAATTTTTCTATCATAGCGTCGAGCGATATGACTCATTACGAAGCGCAGGAGGCTGCCGAAAAAAAAGACAAGGCGGCGCTCGCGTCCATATTGGAACTTGACGAAAATAAATTGGCCGAAAAAGTCGCCGGCATGGATATCTCCATGTGCGGAATAGCGCCGGTAATCGTGATGCTTTCGGCCTCGAAATATCTCGGGGCTAAAACGGCCGAATTGGTAGATTATAAAACAAGCGGCGAGGTGTCCGGCGATTACGCATCCGTCGTCGGCTACGGAGGTGTAATAATAAAATGAGCATAGGAAATAAAATAGCCTCTATATTCAAAAAGAAAAAAGTGGCGCTGGTTCTGGGCG is from Candidatus Omnitrophota bacterium and encodes:
- a CDS encoding sugar phosphate isomerase/epimerase; this encodes MIEEIKAIGVDSVELNFKLTKEMVDEVGRLVDEGFVKVASVHNFCPVPQFVAIKDASPDYYSLASLDAAERKMAVSETKHTIDTACRLKAKAVVVHAGRLDIKDRTRELGKAIEDGIDPRALISAMQEEREGALKKGYLDCLLESIKELLAYSKKAGIKIGLENRFYFRELPSIEDFDAIFDMFKDPDISYWHDTGHAQIYENLKLLRHEDYLNKFAHRLLGVHLHDVKGVIDDHNAPFTGDFDFSILKPFLNKNVIKILEPHAPAQREDIQIAIKRLKQLYGE
- a CDS encoding insulinase family protein, translating into HAALSYRSVSINDPSLYALDVLATILASGEGSILTKELRDNKKLAYFISCYNSTLRRNGLFFISFIAESGNVALAISEILKILEGIKKDGVARADLEKAKKMAAVDFLESLQTAQGRGMDLISSEALTNDYNFSQKYLERLNSVSTEDIKTAAGIYLDESKLNVALIMPEGFGSENETPVGGKMENNVRNITHQALPSGVRVIICEDHSLPICTISAMFLGGVRFESKDCNGISNLASRLMLDGTSERNEEEIKAAIESLGGSIHSISGMNSFGITLNFASSDWKNALEILSDVIKHPVFDEIKIDKEKALALAAIKERDDSIVEYGLLLFRENFFKDSPYSRPVLGHAETVEAINKDGILNYYDSFTQPSLMVITATGDIDKEAFIAEVKKEFGSAKQADTKLPDIPVSLNAKTRDDIKSSMEREQSIILIGFPAVKITDPDRYAFEVIDSIMSGSDGRLFNNVRSRLGVSYSLGSIFMPGVDPGCHIFYVITSAKNISVAKDAILKEIKRLKTESIPEKELDAAKRYLIAKNITDIEENASINLKMALDELYGLGYNNFETYKDKISAITPGQIKRVINQYFNTDDRLIVTIYGKEGNGE
- the amrB gene encoding AmmeMemoRadiSam system protein B, which translates into the protein MSVIREPVVAGQFYPDTKSELEKMLSGLTEKAKKENVIGAISPHAGYIYSGGVAGKVLSRLPDRKTFIIIGPNHTGRGMAFSVFPEGKWRTPLGLVDVDYDMAKRLIQNSDLFEADEAAHAYEHSIEVQIPFLQYLMKDFKILPIIISSTDMVNLKRAGKDIAEMAKTEGVNFSIIASSDMTHYEAQEAAEKKDKAALASILELDENKLAEKVAGMDISMCGIAPVIVMLSASKYLGAKTAELVDYKTSGEVSGDYASVVGYGGVIIK